TTATGTTCCCCCTTAATTTCAGGTCTCCAGAATGTATAACAGAGTAAAATCATGTTCCCCTTAGTTTCAGGTGTTCacaatgtgtgaatgtgtctttAAATGTTCATCAAGTATTGTGTTATCCATACAGCACCTGCACTTTGTTCTCAAAGATGGAACCTCGCTGTAATGTGTTTCTTCGGCTTCCTTTTATCCTACGTTGTTCGTATGAACCTGAGTGTGGCCATCATCTGCATGGTGCGCGCGCCGCAAGTCAACGTCACTTCCGCGGATCAAAGAAACTTGGGAAAACACGGACTAACCTCTGAAGTCAGCTCTGGTCTTCTGAATGTGACTGCAGACACCAAGACAGCAGAGGAGTATACAACTGATGAAAATTACTGCGGTCTGGAAATAATAAAACCAGCCTCATCTTCGAATGTAAAGAGAGTTTTATTCGTAACGGAATTCAAATTTTCAAGACCTTTTGAAGTCGATGTTTTTCTGATCTTTCCGTCTGgctctgtatgtctgtgtgtttgtcctGTTATGTCGACCCCTTGTTTTGTATCTGTTTGTGTAACTGAATAATCTCGTTCCCTGTAAACATGTAGCTTTATGGCCTACATGCTCCATTACTTTGAGTATtcatttgtgatttgttttattacttttgcatACTTTCCCTGTcgcatttgtttttctctttaattacCAATAAACCTTTATTAATCGTTATTTTCAttcgtgaaatattttgttcGAAACTTAAGAAGTGagctttttttcagaatggtGAATTTGACTGGGATAAGAGGACGCAATCTCTGCTTTTGGCCATGTATTTCTACGGGTATGTGACAGCATCATTTTGTACTTATCATCTTTAATTGAGAAATTGGAAATCTAGAATACTAACTGCTTTCATTAGtaggaaaaatattaattgtcTAAAGCGGATGACAACGCAAGAGAGAtccaaaaatatgaaataactCTCCTTCCTTCCGCTCAAGGTTCTCAAAAACTAGATTTTCAAATGTCATCAACATCTGAAAGGTTccaatagaaaatattaaattgctggttaaaaataaaatatgaatcacgtaaacatttattttttggtaataGGTACATTTTCACTCAAATTCCgggtggctggctggccggTCGCTACGGTGGGCGGCGTGTGTGGGCGGTCAGTCAAACCATCTGTGCCCTCAGTACCCTGGCCACGCCCCTCGCTGCACGTGCCCATGTCTACCTGGTCTACGCCCTCAGGTTTCTCCTGGGATTAGCTGCGGTTAGTTTAAGATATGCTCCAGGGTTATGAAAGCTTATTTCATGATAATTTATAGAATGATCTCAAAAAGTGACTGAATGCAGGAACAAATTAtctaaatgtttatgttgtcatCGTAATTTATCTATGACGCTCGATCAAAGCAGTTTTCTTAATGAGCTACTCAGAAAGATGGCGACTTGACTGTTGGTTCTCTAACTTTCTACAGTAAACATGTCatatacttttgttgttttcgaTGTTAATATCTCACTTGCAGCCTTTGTATAATTTAGGGTGTTCTACGATATCTTCCAGGGTGTATCGACTCCCTGCGTTTTCTCCATCATGGGCAGGTGGGCTCCGAAGCTGGAGAGAAGCAAACTAATGTCATTCTGCATCActggtgaaataaaaatagttgtttGTACTAATTACAGTCACTGTTGCCATTTAAATAAACAGCAGTCGTGTCTGGTTAGATTAGCGATaattgtaaatatgtgtgtgtgtgtgggtgtttgggTGTTTGTTGTACGTGGGACGAGTCAAGATAAGCAGATTGTTCACTAATTAACTTGTCCTTCTGTTCTAAAGGATTTTCAGCTGGAAATATTCTGACCTTTTCGCTGTCCGCCCTTCTGTGTGTTTATGGGTTTGACAACGGCTGGGGCTCCATATTCTACCTGTCTGGTAgtaaacacttctgtctatatttcaTACTTAGATAGAAAGCTAGCAGGATAACTGAAATAGGTTCATAAGATGGAGACTTAGTTACCTTTCTCTTTATTATTGAACATAGtttgcaaattaaaatatttcaattttttggCTGATTgtgcaaaaatttattttgattttgtaatGATTATTAATTATGGAGAAATCTAGTATAACTGTTATGAAAAATGTATTGTAGGTGTAGGTAACCTCCTGTGGGTCGTGGTATGGTGTATAGTGACGGCCGACACACCAGCTCAACACAAGAGGATCAGCGAGGTGGAAAGGAACTACATACAGAGTTCCATTGGTGACACCCTCGAGAAAAAAGTACTGCCCTcgttattatttaaaatcatcattgtcttttattGTGTACACCATTCTCATGTAACAAAAATGGCCGGTATAGAGTTAATGAGACAGAAACTGGGATTTTtgagattttgttgttttatttcattctttcagtTTACTTCTCTTGTCATTCACATTAGTTTCAGCGGCAAGGATTATAAAACTGGCGAATATATAATGATCATGATCTAAAAGTGACCGTTCAATACATCTCACTCATGAAGTGTGACACACAGAGGAGGGGAGGGCGAGAGGGAGGAAGCAAGTGTGTTTCTCGGACtcagaaagacagggagagCGGATTACACTTGTACTGCGAGACGTAGatgtaaaatagtttatttctcTCTAATGTACTGTGTTTTTATTCCATTTAGGAAATCTTGCCAACGCCATGGAGAGGTATTTTTACATCAGCTCCTTTCTGGGCGTGTGTTGTTGCTGAAATTTGTAGTACATACACTGCATATACACTAcagacgtcacttcctgcttttATGAAGGAGTCATTGAAATTTGATATCAAACAGGTACAGTCCggtcatctgaaaaaaaaattaagctcaCTGGAGCttacagaacaaaatatgaatgtaCTTCGCATAAGACATAACTTGTTAGCATTAGAACAACTTATGTATCTGTGTGCAGTGTTaatgcgtgagagagagagagacacttGTAGCCGACTGAAAGTTGAGTGTAAAGAGTTGGCGGGCAGGGTTCACTCTTTGAGTGATCAACACATCGGTTTTACAATCCAGGTTTTGTGGATCTTTAACCTGTTTCTTTCAGAACGGAGTTCTATCGGCCTTGCCCTACCTGTGTCAAGCAGTGATGTCCACCTTGTCGGGGCAAGTGGCGGACACGTTGAGAAACAGGGACATCCTCAGCACCAAGAACACCAGAAAGCTCTTCTATTTTGTGGGTATGGTCATATCTGGGACTTCTTATACTGTAAGGCTGAGTAGAGCTCtagatttttctttgtaatctgtaataattattgtgtacatcacgaAGTGCATACTAATAGTAAATCACCTCTAGTTAATACCTGTACAACATCAAGTCATACACTACGTcttagatttttgttttgccagTCTGCTGTCCAGTTGTTTGGGAGCATCTCTAGGGagtagtcagccagcatggGAGAGGACATTTTTCCCTGGtatcttttttcattaaatccaccagacatcgaagaagcagcgagagacctaccgatcaactgcaacaaaccaaccaaaaccgaGATCAGAAGAGCCATAACACAACTGAAGAATAGTAAAGCCCCAGGACCAGACGAGATACCAGCAGAGGCACTGAAGGCCGATCCTGACCTATccgtcaacatgttgcacagactgtttgagagggtttggaaagaggaacaggtcccggcagactggaaagaaggacatCTCATAAAGATCCCCAAGAAGGGGGACCTCAGCCGATGCGAGAACTACAGAGGCATCACTCTTTTGTCCGTGCCTGGCAAGGTCTTCAACAGAGTCatactggagagactgaagggcccagtggaccagatacttcgagagcagcaggcaggcttcagacaagaccgatcatgcacagaccagatagcaacactgcggatcatcgtagaacagtctatagagtggaactcgcctctctacgtcaatttcgtggattacgagaaggcattcgacagtgtggaccgagagacgctgtggaaactgctgagacactatggcatcccgaggaagatcgtcaacctgatccgcaactcatatgagggaatgacgtgccgagtagtgcatgaaagacagctaacaagaagcttcgaggtgaggacaggggtcaggcaaggctgcctgctttcaccgttgctgttcctgatcgcaatcgactgggtgatgaagcaagccaccaatgaaaggcgaaatggaatccagtggactctgtggaaccaactagacgaccttgactttgcagacgatctggcactcctgtcccacagccaccgacagatgcaagaaaagacatcagagatccagtcagcctcggcacaagtggggctacacatccataagggcaagaccaagatcctgaaggtcaacactgactgtcaagagccaatcaggttggatggggagccgctagaagaagtcgacacctttacctacctcgggagtgtggtggacaaacagggagggacagacgcggatgtaaagacaaggattaacaaggcaagaggcgctttcataaagcttggaaGGGTCTGGAACTCCGGGAGCataggctacacgacaaagatccgtctcttcaactccaacgtcaagtcagtcctactatacggagcagaaacgtgaaggacgaccaagggcacaacaaagaagatccaaacgtttgtgaaccagtgcctgcgcagaatcctcagaattcactggccagagagaataagcaacaccgacctgtggcagagaacgaaacaacagcctatagaggaggaaatcctgcggagaagatggggttggctaggacacaccTTAAGGAAACCAACAcccaacgtcacaagacagtcgctgacatggaacccccagggaaagagaaagcgaggaaggccgagaaacacctggagacgggacctcgccgccgacaccaagctcaccggatttggatggggtcagctggtgacggtagcccaagacaggaggcgttggagggcggtcgtcgatggcctatgcaccaggaggggcgaagggcataactgaactgaactgatcttttttcattgttgcGAAATCTTGATGAAAACGTTCGCCATCCAAACCACAGTTATTAGGAAAGAAATCCAGACAGAAATAAGGGAAAAGAATCTGTAGAGACATACTGCAGCCCAGTTTCTGATACTTCATAAGCATGTATTCTACAAGTTCCTTCTTGTTCTCTGCACTAACATTCCAGAGAAAGTTTAGTGTTTATAAGAGTTTACAAGTGTAAGTGATACAACACTTCACATTCAGAAATCTGACAGAAGCTTTTGTACTCCTAACAGCGTCCTTTGGATCCGCCACATGCATCGTGTCTGCTGGCTACGTGAGTTGTACTCAGCGACCCCTGGCGGTGTTCCTGCTGTGCCTTTGTCTTTGTTTCCATGGCTTGAGCAGCGTCAGCTTTTTTGTCAATCACTTTGATCTCGCCCCTAGGTAAGAAActtattattagaaataaagataacagcAAATGAAGCGGTAGTTCTGAacgttgtaaaaaaaattaattgaccGCAGTGAGATTTTCAAGTTTGAGATACTCATGACAGATTTTTCAGGTGGGCTAAGTATGTTCCATCACACAGGTATCCAAATTGATAGTGGTTGTGCATTCGGTTTGAACCATGCGTACAAGCAGGATACATGCCATACATGTCCCATTAGTCTTTGTTATAACTAAGTTACCTCTTCCGAGATTATGAAGGTCAAAATTGAACAAGACACGCGGTGAATGCGATGTTATGTCCTGATGACATCCTAGTTTGCTTACATCTGATTCGTGTCATTTTCTGTGCTGTACAGTCTTACTTCTCcgtcattttcaatttatttttgtgtataacAAGACATGCTGGGGTGACATCTGCCATATCGAACACGGTAGCCACGGCATCTGGCATGGTCGCGCCGCTGGTGGTTGGAGCCCTGACGCCAAACGTGAGTAAActgcaagaaatgttttgacCAGATATGGCAAATGTCATTAGTCAATGCTTTAACATGTGTTGTTACTCTCATCTAATTCTACATCTCTATTGCATAATTACCATCTTTTTTCTGTGGACCTAACTCAGAGAACAGCTGAAGAATGGCGTCACGTGTTCTACGTCTTCGCCGCTGTGTCCGTTGTGGGAGCGATGGTGTACGGCATCTTTGCGGAGGGAGAGTTACAGAGCTGGGCGGCTCCTCCACCTGTGGACGACACTGTAAAGGAAGAAAGCGCTAAACTGGAAGACGACAGCGAGAATGATGCTCATACCATCTTCTAGTGAATAGACGTTTCTGTAGGGGACGTCACCCAAAACTTACGATGATCTTGTGTCCCCACAAAAGAAGAGCACCATCATTTAGCAGCCACAAAAGTAGAATCTAAGTAAtatctctttttatatttaaaaaagttggACAAGTTGAACTGTTTACACTTTATACgacaaaagaaatgtgatgAACTATTAATTGAACCTGTTTTAAACTCTATAGAAGAAAGATATTTAGGAAGCAAGAATTTGCTTACGCTGTGTACAGGAGACCAAATTTGTCGGAAATTTCACAAGTTTATTTTCTCTGACACACATTGTCACATCCAGACCCCTACATGCATTAAAGAAATGAGCATAAATATACTTGAAGGCTCTATGAATGTGGAAATAAAGTGAGAAACAAAGCAGCATTATGTATAAATCGTCAGGTATGCATTCCATTTGAAATGAGTGTCTCtgatagtaaataataaattgctTACTCTTTTGGCCTACATCAATAAAAATTGCGACGTAGAACATTTTGGACACACAGCCTTGCATGTTATAAACATCTATCTCTTGAAATAATATGTGGCACATATTCTCTTTGTAAAGctcgatttttatttattgtggcATTTTGTATGCAATATTTAACTCACTTGCCTTCACCtagctgtaaatatttacttcatCTGTCATTCTCAATAGGAGATCTACCTGAGTGCAAAAGGTGACATGGGGAGAATTATTGTTTGGTCATTTGGTCATTTGGTCATATTACATGTTTTTGTGGGTATGTGGCCTTACCTTGTTACCTTGTAtgaatgtctgtctgtgttcTTTGCACTATGTGTGTCAAGCGGTTATGCTCTCATTGTAGGAGCAGGCGGCAGACAAGTTAAGAGAATGGTATGTTTTCTGAGCCAAGAACacgagaatttttttgttttttcagggTACACTCTAAAGTAGGGCATCTTCAATATTAAAGCTGTGTAGAGCTGATTTTAGATCAGtagttcttaaccttgtttgaggtaccgaacccacaagtttcatatgcacattcaccgaacccttctttagtgtcatcacgaattgcgggtgtgtcttgacctccgtggcggaggctccgccgaacccctgagaccgactcactgaacccctagggttcgatcgaaccccgatGAAGAACCACTGGGATaggggctatggcatgtgatgcaatTCAACATCGGAACAGGCCTCGTTGAAGTCGTCGAAGCGCTGTACAATAGCTGAAAGAGTTTAGTACTGATGAACAACCAAATAGCAGCTTACTGTCTCACCACAGTATGCATACGTCAATGATGTACTTCATCAGCCGTGTTTTTTAATATCTCCTTGGAAAACATCATGCTCAAAGCTCTCAACGACCATCTCAGTTGTTGGAAGACCAATTTATACTTCGCAGACGAGATAGCTCTGTCATTAAGCACTAACGAAAAACTGTAAAAcatcaacagactgacagactgttcaaatgcatatggaatggagacaaacattgaaaagagcaaagttatggtcaattgaagcggcaaagcagagatctttCTGAAAGGGGCTCAGCTCGAAGtggtaagcagcttcaaatacttgggagccaccctctccaaggaagGCAGCTCCACGCAAGATATCCGCGTCAGGGTTATCTTATGAACCTCAATGACTGGGCTGTACAAATGACTGGGCTGTACAATGGCTGGGCTGTACAACTGCTGACTATTGCACACAATAGGCAAGAATCGCGGGCCCTGTCATCTTTTGCGTGCATCTATGTGCCCCCGCCCTTCACCCCCAACGACAAGTGCAGGTCAACGAACGACTGACTCACAGACTCATTGACCGATATAATGTAAACATCTCTCATTTGTAGTCATCATGTGTTACAAcgcgaaacttttttttttttttttgatcatccttgcataatctttttttctattgctGTCCACGGCATGCCAACTGTGTCACTAAGTTTTACATGTGACTAGAAGAGATTAGTcaaggtatgtttttgttcttttaattaCGAGCTGTAACCTGGTTGCCCAACAACATGCTGTGTATGTAGAAACCTTGATTACACTTGGGGTAGTCCTACCCAAGCTGTCATTAGCGAGTACGGGCTAAAATGATGACTAGGTGGTCTTTGCGGAGGTTCATTCAATCCTGCCTGCAGGGCTCCTCTGTCAAAAACACTAGTTTTGCTGGTCAACGTGACGAGATCGTCCGTAGTTTCATCATATAAGTCAAACACAGAACTTCTAAGTAACTTATAAAAGAAATTGTAGAAACTGAGGTCATGTTAAGCAAACACTGTTTTACTAAATACATTATCTGAGACAAAAGGAAGCCTTTACATACATGTAATATTGCAAAAGTAGCTGATTGTACAAAGTGAACAAAACAGTTCAgagatgttaatttttttctgatgacaatGTAACTAGAACGAAGCTTGTGTCTTCTACTTGCGCATGACAGCAAGCAATTAGCCAAGGTGTGTGCATGCTTTGATTTTCGATGTTACATCTTGAGTATCAGTTTCAACTCCAGTAACTGTAGACTTATCGTCAGTCGGCGACCTTTCAGTCCTCGTCATTGGGAACAAACAGCACAAAGCCAACAGCCAGCATCGCGATGACGGTCGTACCAAAGGGTgagatatattttaaactattttttacagTATCAGCAGTCGATAGATGGAGCGTGTAACTGATTAAATTCACAGGCAAAAAAAGAATTGTagtttttataagaaatgtttcttgaacaTGTCAGTGAGCTTAAATTCGCAACTTTTCTGaacaagtaaggacaaagaagaagtgcagcctctctatatctacgcTCTCTGATTAGCCTACCTCCGCTGAATAAATCTGCTATTCGCAAAAAGGGACTGCACTGCAATGCAAATGGAATTATGATAGGCAAGCCCAGAACATTTATCTCTTTGGTACCAAAGAAGACCATGCCGATAACTAaaggtaaaattaaaattcgCCGAATTGAACAAAAGCGACCACATAAGTCATC
The Pomacea canaliculata isolate SZHN2017 linkage group LG2, ASM307304v1, whole genome shotgun sequence genome window above contains:
- the LOC112558371 gene encoding sialin-like, which produces MRREEIKCLLPAHDTKRLAKVSPPAPVDNHQSAKIQSSSLGTNSTKPTASITMTDVPKAPALCSQRWNLAVMCFFGFLLSYVVRMNLSVAIICMVRAPQVNVTSADQRNLGKHGLTSEVSSGLLNVTADTKTAEEYTTDENYCGLEIIKPASSSNNGEFDWDKRTQSLLLAMYFYGYIFTQIPGGWLAGRYGGRRVWAVSQTICALSTLATPLAARAHVYLVYALRFLLGLAAGVSTPCVFSIMGRWAPKLERSKLMSFCITGFSAGNILTFSLSALLCVYGFDNGWGSIFYLSGVGNLLWVVVWCIVTADTPAQHKRISEVERNYIQSSIGDTLEKKEILPTPWRGIFTSAPFWACVVAEICSTYTAYTLQTSLPAFMKESLKFDIKQNGVLSALPYLCQAVMSTLSGQVADTLRNRDILSTKNTRKLFYFVASFGSATCIVSAGYVSCTQRPLAVFLLCLCLCFHGLSSVSFFVNHFDLAPRHAGVTSAISNTVATASGMVAPLVVGALTPNRTAEEWRHVFYVFAAVSVVGAMVYGIFAEGELQSWAAPPPVDDTVKEESAKLEDDSENDAHTIF